The following are encoded together in the Pygocentrus nattereri isolate fPygNat1 chromosome 15, fPygNat1.pri, whole genome shotgun sequence genome:
- the rbms1a gene encoding RNA-binding motif, single-stranded-interacting protein 1 isoform X1 has translation MIFANTANPVRPPYRKQPLVAPPTLPMAPPSPSTNSSTNNSSSNSSTTGWEQLSKTNLYIRGLPPSTTDHDLVKLCQPYGKIVSTKAILDKTTNKCKGYGFVDFDSPVSAQKAVAALKSSGVQAQMAKVRPQPMASLPSLKQQEQDPTNLYLSNLPVSMDEQELENLLKPFGQVISTRILRDAHGVSRGVGFARMESTEKCDAVISHFNGKFIKSTSGMLGTSEPLLCKFADGGQKKRLSQTKYVPNGRTWTRDAEVRLSGITLTYDPNATALQNGYYAPPYSMGNRIMAQTAVTPYISPVSTYPVQNPSWMTHQPYIMQHPGAVLSPSMEHPMPLQPSSMLAPLTQQMGHLSLGGTATFIPANTAMQGAYIPQYAHIQPAAIATEDPSVQPQDVTSSDPSTYPFQPSKQ, from the exons CCTCTGGTTGCTCCGCCCACTCTCCCAATGGCTCCGCCCAGCCCAAGCACCAATAGCAGCACgaataacagcagcagcaacagcagcacgACTGGATGGGAACAGCTCAGCAAAACCAACCTCTACATTCGCGGGTTGCCCCCCTCCACCACCGACCACGACCTTGTGAAACTCTGCCAGCC GTATGGAAAGATTGTATCCACAAAAGCCATCCTGgacaaaaccacaaacaaatGCAAAG GTTATGGCTTTGTGGACTTCGACAGTCCAGTGTCGGCACAGAAAGCTGTGGCAGCACTAAAGAGCAGCGGTGTTCAGGCTCAGATGGCCAAGGTGAGACCACAACCTATGGCATCACTCCCTTCGCTTAAG CAACAGGAGCAGGACCCAACCAACCTGTACCTGTCCAATCTGCCAGTGTCCATGGATGAGCAGGAGCTGGAGAACCTTCTAAAGCCCTTTGGACAGGTCATCTCCACCCGCATTCTCAGAGACGCACATGGTGTCAGTCGGGGTGTGGGGTTTGCCCG AATGGAGTCTACAGAGAAATGTGATGCTGTGATCTCTCATTTTAATGGGAAGTTCATTAAGTCCACATCAGGAATGCTAG GCACATCAGAGCCACTGCTCTGTAAGTTTGCTGATGGCGGTCAGAAGAAGCGACTGAGTCAGACTAAATATGTTCCCAATGGACGAACCTGGACACGGGACGCCGAGGTGAGACTA aGTGGGATAACATTGACCTATGACCCTAATGCGACTGCCCTCCAGAATGG GTACTACGCCCCTCCCTACAGCATGGGGAATAGGATAATGGCCCAGACAGCTGTGACTCCCTACATCTCACCTGTCTCCACCTACCCG GTCCAGAATCCCTCCTGGATGACACATCAGCCTTACATCATGCAGCACCCG GGAGCTGTACTGTCGCCCTCTATGGAGCACCCTATGCCACTACAGCCATCCTCCATGTTGGCTCCTCTGACTCAGCAGATGGGCCATCTCTCTCTCGGTGGGACTGCAACT tttaTTCCGGCAAATACAGCTATGCAAGGAGCATATATTCCTCAGTATGCCCATATTCAACCTGCCGCCATTGCCACTGAG GATCCCAGTGTGCAGCCCCAGGATGTGACCTCTAGTGATCCCTCCACTTACCCGTTCCAACCTAGCAAGCAATAA
- the rbms1a gene encoding RNA-binding motif, single-stranded-interacting protein 1 isoform X3, with protein MIFANTANPVRPPYRKQPLVAPPTLPMAPPSPSTNSSTNNSSSNSSTTGWEQLSKTNLYIRGLPPSTTDHDLVKLCQPYGKIVSTKAILDKTTNKCKGYGFVDFDSPVSAQKAVAALKSSGVQAQMAKQQEQDPTNLYLSNLPVSMDEQELENLLKPFGQVISTRILRDAHGVSRGVGFARMESTEKCDAVISHFNGKFIKSTSGMLGTSEPLLCKFADGGQKKRLSQTKYVPNGRTWTRDAEVRLSGITLTYDPNATALQNGYYAPPYSMGNRIMAQTAVTPYISPVSTYPVQNPSWMTHQPYIMQHPGAVLSPSMEHPMPLQPSSMLAPLTQQMGHLSLGGTATFIPANTAMQGAYIPQYAHIQPAAIATEDPSVQPQDVTSSDPSTYPFQPSKQ; from the exons CCTCTGGTTGCTCCGCCCACTCTCCCAATGGCTCCGCCCAGCCCAAGCACCAATAGCAGCACgaataacagcagcagcaacagcagcacgACTGGATGGGAACAGCTCAGCAAAACCAACCTCTACATTCGCGGGTTGCCCCCCTCCACCACCGACCACGACCTTGTGAAACTCTGCCAGCC GTATGGAAAGATTGTATCCACAAAAGCCATCCTGgacaaaaccacaaacaaatGCAAAG GTTATGGCTTTGTGGACTTCGACAGTCCAGTGTCGGCACAGAAAGCTGTGGCAGCACTAAAGAGCAGCGGTGTTCAGGCTCAGATGGCCAAG CAACAGGAGCAGGACCCAACCAACCTGTACCTGTCCAATCTGCCAGTGTCCATGGATGAGCAGGAGCTGGAGAACCTTCTAAAGCCCTTTGGACAGGTCATCTCCACCCGCATTCTCAGAGACGCACATGGTGTCAGTCGGGGTGTGGGGTTTGCCCG AATGGAGTCTACAGAGAAATGTGATGCTGTGATCTCTCATTTTAATGGGAAGTTCATTAAGTCCACATCAGGAATGCTAG GCACATCAGAGCCACTGCTCTGTAAGTTTGCTGATGGCGGTCAGAAGAAGCGACTGAGTCAGACTAAATATGTTCCCAATGGACGAACCTGGACACGGGACGCCGAGGTGAGACTA aGTGGGATAACATTGACCTATGACCCTAATGCGACTGCCCTCCAGAATGG GTACTACGCCCCTCCCTACAGCATGGGGAATAGGATAATGGCCCAGACAGCTGTGACTCCCTACATCTCACCTGTCTCCACCTACCCG GTCCAGAATCCCTCCTGGATGACACATCAGCCTTACATCATGCAGCACCCG GGAGCTGTACTGTCGCCCTCTATGGAGCACCCTATGCCACTACAGCCATCCTCCATGTTGGCTCCTCTGACTCAGCAGATGGGCCATCTCTCTCTCGGTGGGACTGCAACT tttaTTCCGGCAAATACAGCTATGCAAGGAGCATATATTCCTCAGTATGCCCATATTCAACCTGCCGCCATTGCCACTGAG GATCCCAGTGTGCAGCCCCAGGATGTGACCTCTAGTGATCCCTCCACTTACCCGTTCCAACCTAGCAAGCAATAA
- the rbms1a gene encoding RNA-binding motif, single-stranded-interacting protein 1 isoform X4: protein MIFANTANPVRPPYRKQPLVAPPTLPMAPPSPSTNSSTNNSSSNSSTTGWEQLSKTNLYIRGLPPSTTDHDLVKLCQPYGKIVSTKAILDKTTNKCKGYGFVDFDSPVSAQKAVAALKSSGVQAQMAKQQEQDPTNLYLSNLPVSMDEQELENLLKPFGQVISTRILRDAHGVSRGVGFARMESTEKCDAVISHFNGKFIKSTSGMLGTSEPLLCKFADGGQKKRLSQTKYVPNGRTWTRDAESGITLTYDPNATALQNGYYAPPYSMGNRIMAQTAVTPYISPVSTYPVQNPSWMTHQPYIMQHPGAVLSPSMEHPMPLQPSSMLAPLTQQMGHLSLGGTATFIPANTAMQGAYIPQYAHIQPAAIATEDPSVQPQDVTSSDPSTYPFQPSKQ, encoded by the exons CCTCTGGTTGCTCCGCCCACTCTCCCAATGGCTCCGCCCAGCCCAAGCACCAATAGCAGCACgaataacagcagcagcaacagcagcacgACTGGATGGGAACAGCTCAGCAAAACCAACCTCTACATTCGCGGGTTGCCCCCCTCCACCACCGACCACGACCTTGTGAAACTCTGCCAGCC GTATGGAAAGATTGTATCCACAAAAGCCATCCTGgacaaaaccacaaacaaatGCAAAG GTTATGGCTTTGTGGACTTCGACAGTCCAGTGTCGGCACAGAAAGCTGTGGCAGCACTAAAGAGCAGCGGTGTTCAGGCTCAGATGGCCAAG CAACAGGAGCAGGACCCAACCAACCTGTACCTGTCCAATCTGCCAGTGTCCATGGATGAGCAGGAGCTGGAGAACCTTCTAAAGCCCTTTGGACAGGTCATCTCCACCCGCATTCTCAGAGACGCACATGGTGTCAGTCGGGGTGTGGGGTTTGCCCG AATGGAGTCTACAGAGAAATGTGATGCTGTGATCTCTCATTTTAATGGGAAGTTCATTAAGTCCACATCAGGAATGCTAG GCACATCAGAGCCACTGCTCTGTAAGTTTGCTGATGGCGGTCAGAAGAAGCGACTGAGTCAGACTAAATATGTTCCCAATGGACGAACCTGGACACGGGACGCCGAG aGTGGGATAACATTGACCTATGACCCTAATGCGACTGCCCTCCAGAATGG GTACTACGCCCCTCCCTACAGCATGGGGAATAGGATAATGGCCCAGACAGCTGTGACTCCCTACATCTCACCTGTCTCCACCTACCCG GTCCAGAATCCCTCCTGGATGACACATCAGCCTTACATCATGCAGCACCCG GGAGCTGTACTGTCGCCCTCTATGGAGCACCCTATGCCACTACAGCCATCCTCCATGTTGGCTCCTCTGACTCAGCAGATGGGCCATCTCTCTCTCGGTGGGACTGCAACT tttaTTCCGGCAAATACAGCTATGCAAGGAGCATATATTCCTCAGTATGCCCATATTCAACCTGCCGCCATTGCCACTGAG GATCCCAGTGTGCAGCCCCAGGATGTGACCTCTAGTGATCCCTCCACTTACCCGTTCCAACCTAGCAAGCAATAA
- the rbms1a gene encoding RNA-binding motif, single-stranded-interacting protein 1 isoform X2, with translation MIFANTANPVRPPYRKQPLVAPPTLPMAPPSPSTNSSTNNSSSNSSTTGWEQLSKTNLYIRGLPPSTTDHDLVKLCQPYGKIVSTKAILDKTTNKCKGYGFVDFDSPVSAQKAVAALKSSGVQAQMAKVRPQPMASLPSLKQQEQDPTNLYLSNLPVSMDEQELENLLKPFGQVISTRILRDAHGVSRGVGFARMESTEKCDAVISHFNGKFIKSTSGMLGTSEPLLCKFADGGQKKRLSQTKYVPNGRTWTRDAESGITLTYDPNATALQNGYYAPPYSMGNRIMAQTAVTPYISPVSTYPVQNPSWMTHQPYIMQHPGAVLSPSMEHPMPLQPSSMLAPLTQQMGHLSLGGTATFIPANTAMQGAYIPQYAHIQPAAIATEDPSVQPQDVTSSDPSTYPFQPSKQ, from the exons CCTCTGGTTGCTCCGCCCACTCTCCCAATGGCTCCGCCCAGCCCAAGCACCAATAGCAGCACgaataacagcagcagcaacagcagcacgACTGGATGGGAACAGCTCAGCAAAACCAACCTCTACATTCGCGGGTTGCCCCCCTCCACCACCGACCACGACCTTGTGAAACTCTGCCAGCC GTATGGAAAGATTGTATCCACAAAAGCCATCCTGgacaaaaccacaaacaaatGCAAAG GTTATGGCTTTGTGGACTTCGACAGTCCAGTGTCGGCACAGAAAGCTGTGGCAGCACTAAAGAGCAGCGGTGTTCAGGCTCAGATGGCCAAGGTGAGACCACAACCTATGGCATCACTCCCTTCGCTTAAG CAACAGGAGCAGGACCCAACCAACCTGTACCTGTCCAATCTGCCAGTGTCCATGGATGAGCAGGAGCTGGAGAACCTTCTAAAGCCCTTTGGACAGGTCATCTCCACCCGCATTCTCAGAGACGCACATGGTGTCAGTCGGGGTGTGGGGTTTGCCCG AATGGAGTCTACAGAGAAATGTGATGCTGTGATCTCTCATTTTAATGGGAAGTTCATTAAGTCCACATCAGGAATGCTAG GCACATCAGAGCCACTGCTCTGTAAGTTTGCTGATGGCGGTCAGAAGAAGCGACTGAGTCAGACTAAATATGTTCCCAATGGACGAACCTGGACACGGGACGCCGAG aGTGGGATAACATTGACCTATGACCCTAATGCGACTGCCCTCCAGAATGG GTACTACGCCCCTCCCTACAGCATGGGGAATAGGATAATGGCCCAGACAGCTGTGACTCCCTACATCTCACCTGTCTCCACCTACCCG GTCCAGAATCCCTCCTGGATGACACATCAGCCTTACATCATGCAGCACCCG GGAGCTGTACTGTCGCCCTCTATGGAGCACCCTATGCCACTACAGCCATCCTCCATGTTGGCTCCTCTGACTCAGCAGATGGGCCATCTCTCTCTCGGTGGGACTGCAACT tttaTTCCGGCAAATACAGCTATGCAAGGAGCATATATTCCTCAGTATGCCCATATTCAACCTGCCGCCATTGCCACTGAG GATCCCAGTGTGCAGCCCCAGGATGTGACCTCTAGTGATCCCTCCACTTACCCGTTCCAACCTAGCAAGCAATAA